One Chlamydia ibidis 10-1398/6 genomic window, ATTTGGTTTTGTCCTCACCCCCCCGCTATAAATCCTAATGCGTGGCATCTTTTTGCCATATTCACTACGACCATCCTAGGTATTATTTTGCAGCCAGTTCCTATGGGAGCTATCGTAATCATAGGCATTTCAACACTACTATTGACACAAACACTCACTCTAGAGCAAGGTCTTTCCGGTTTTCATAATCCTGTTGCTTGGTTAGTTTTCTTATCCTTTTCTATTGCGAAAGGGATCATAAAAACAGGTCTGGGAGAACGAGTCGCTTACTTTTTTGTAAGTATCTTAGGAAAGAATCCTTTGGGACTAAGCTATGGCCTCGTAATCACAGATTGTTTATTAGCTCCAGCAATTCCTAGTGTTACAGCACGATCTGGGGGCATTTTATATCCAGTGGTCATGGGACTATCAGAATCCTTTGGAAGCTCGCCAGAAAAGGGAACTGAAAGTCTGATAGGCTCATTCTTGATCAAAGTTGCATATCAAAGTTCCGTAATTACTAGTGCTATGTTCTTAACGGCAATGGCTGGTAATCCTCTCGTAGCGGCTTTAGCAAGTAATATTGGTGTTTCTTTAACCTGGGCTACCTGGGCTAAAGCAGCTTTCATTCCCGGAATAATTAGCTTAACGCTCATGCCCATAGTCCTCTATAAACTGTATCCTCCTACCATTACTTCCTGTGAAGAGGCAATTCGCACAGCAAAACTACGTTTGAAAGAAATGGGCCCTTTAAAAAAAGGTGAAAAAGTCATACTTTCAATTTTTATTCTTTTGGTTGTCCTTTGGACATTTGGTGATGTACTTAGGATATCTGCCACTACAGCAGCATTGATCGGATTATCTCTGTTGATTCTTACGAATATTTTAGATTGGCAAAAAGACGTCATTGCTAATACAACAGCATGGGAAACTTTTATCTGGTTCGGTGCGTTGATTATGATGGCCTCGTTCCTTAACCAATTAGGGTTTATTCCTCTTATTGGGGAATCTGTTGCTACCGCTGTTTCTGGCTTATCTTGGAAAATAGGATTCCCAATTCTATTCCTAATATATTTCTATTCTCATTACCTATTTGCGAGTAATACTGCCCATATCGGTGCAATGTATCCTGTATTTCTAGCTGTGTCAGTATCTTTAGGAACAAATCCTATTTTTGCAGTTCTCGTTTTAGCATTTTCCAGTAACCTATTTGGTGGTCTTACCCACTACGGTTCAGGTCCCGCCCCTCTGTACTTTGGCTCTCAATTAGTTTCTGTCAAAGAATGGTGGAGATCTGGATTTATTCTTAGTATTGTCAATATTGTCATCTGGGTAGGATTAGGAACTGTTTGGTGGAAAATCCTGGGAATTATCTAATACTATGCAATTGCAACGGGAAATCTTATTAAGATTTCCCGTTGTTTGGAAAATACAACGCAGTTATCCTGCAGTAATAAGTAGGTAGCGTGCGCCGATATGCATTCTCTTTATAAAGATTTGGACACTTTGGTT contains:
- a CDS encoding anion permease; the encoded protein is MNKQKRFLSLLFLTLVLLGIWFCPHPPAINPNAWHLFAIFTTTILGIILQPVPMGAIVIIGISTLLLTQTLTLEQGLSGFHNPVAWLVFLSFSIAKGIIKTGLGERVAYFFVSILGKNPLGLSYGLVITDCLLAPAIPSVTARSGGILYPVVMGLSESFGSSPEKGTESLIGSFLIKVAYQSSVITSAMFLTAMAGNPLVAALASNIGVSLTWATWAKAAFIPGIISLTLMPIVLYKLYPPTITSCEEAIRTAKLRLKEMGPLKKGEKVILSIFILLVVLWTFGDVLRISATTAALIGLSLLILTNILDWQKDVIANTTAWETFIWFGALIMMASFLNQLGFIPLIGESVATAVSGLSWKIGFPILFLIYFYSHYLFASNTAHIGAMYPVFLAVSVSLGTNPIFAVLVLAFSSNLFGGLTHYGSGPAPLYFGSQLVSVKEWWRSGFILSIVNIVIWVGLGTVWWKILGII